One part of the Sorangiineae bacterium MSr11954 genome encodes these proteins:
- a CDS encoding Uma2 family endonuclease, with protein sequence MNTARPVFDPTAPNDPEVEAAFEAAPPEVVAELLDGQLYTSPRPRPRHARTKTRLVSLLGRSFDAGIDGPGGWVMLVEPELHLGPKPDKVVPDLAGWHRDRLPSTVFDEGAPAGIRIRPDWVCEILSDSTVQLDRGKKMRIYRREGVGHLWLLSPKLELLEVYRLERETWVLLDTYEAEVRAEPFDSIDLPLSALWAE encoded by the coding sequence ATGAACACCGCGCGGCCGGTCTTCGATCCCACGGCTCCGAACGATCCGGAGGTCGAGGCCGCGTTCGAGGCGGCGCCTCCCGAGGTCGTCGCGGAGCTCCTCGACGGACAGCTTTATACGTCGCCGCGACCCCGTCCGCGGCATGCGCGCACCAAAACGCGACTCGTCTCGCTGCTCGGTAGGTCTTTCGACGCGGGCATCGATGGTCCTGGGGGTTGGGTCATGTTGGTGGAGCCGGAGCTCCACCTTGGCCCCAAACCCGACAAGGTCGTCCCCGATCTCGCGGGCTGGCACCGCGACCGGCTTCCAAGCACCGTCTTCGACGAGGGCGCGCCGGCCGGCATTCGCATTCGCCCGGACTGGGTGTGCGAGATCCTTTCCGACAGCACCGTGCAGCTCGATCGCGGCAAGAAGATGCGCATCTACCGCCGTGAAGGCGTGGGGCATCTCTGGCTTTTGAGCCCGAAGCTAGAGCTCCTCGAAGTTTACCGGCTCGAGCGCGAAACGTGGGTTTTGCTCGACACGTACGAGGCCGAAGTACGCGCGGAGCCGTTCGACTCCATCGACCTTCCGCTCAGCGCCCTCTGGGCCGAGTAG
- a CDS encoding acyl-ACP desaturase — MKDPTKHHERQERLYRMYKEFFDKAEQERRWNPLRDVPYDRIGQDTPESLITVAETFCAVESFLPDYVAQGLNVVRPYFGQAWFSANWAYEESKHSLALMEYLMRSGRRTPQQMFELQNKLMEVSWKLPFHTARQMTIYGCFQEMSTFVIYVKQEQRAKAAGDECLAAIFRLNARDEIAHCRFYEDVVRVLLDEDRHGTLVDISHVAKNFEMPGVGIVPNYDDRVAVMREEGKVDRAVFFQKVFFPVLKYLGVTRQELQEAAWAERERIQCVSAAE, encoded by the coding sequence GTGAAAGATCCGACCAAGCACCACGAGCGACAAGAACGCCTTTACAGGATGTACAAGGAGTTCTTCGACAAGGCCGAGCAGGAGCGAAGGTGGAACCCGCTCCGCGACGTGCCTTACGATCGCATCGGGCAGGACACGCCGGAATCACTCATTACGGTCGCCGAGACCTTCTGTGCCGTCGAGAGCTTTTTGCCCGATTACGTCGCGCAGGGGCTGAACGTGGTTCGTCCCTATTTTGGTCAAGCCTGGTTCAGCGCCAACTGGGCGTACGAGGAGTCGAAGCACTCGCTCGCGCTCATGGAGTATCTGATGCGCTCGGGGCGGCGGACGCCGCAGCAGATGTTCGAGCTCCAGAACAAGCTGATGGAAGTGTCGTGGAAGCTCCCGTTCCACACCGCGCGGCAGATGACCATCTACGGCTGCTTCCAAGAGATGTCGACCTTCGTCATCTACGTGAAACAGGAGCAGCGCGCGAAGGCCGCCGGCGACGAGTGCCTGGCTGCCATCTTCCGTTTGAACGCGCGTGACGAGATTGCCCACTGCCGGTTCTACGAGGATGTGGTCCGCGTTCTTCTCGATGAAGACCGCCACGGAACCTTGGTGGATATTTCGCACGTGGCCAAAAATTTCGAGATGCCCGGGGTCGGAATCGTTCCCAATTACGACGATCGCGTGGCGGTGATGCGGGAAGAAGGGAAAGTGGACCGCGCGGTCTTCTTCCAAAAAGTGTTTTTCCCGGTTTTGAAATATCTCGGTGTCACGAGACAAGAGCTGCAGGAAGCAGCATGGGCGGAACGCGAGCGCATTCAGTGCGTGTCGGCGGCCGAATAA
- a CDS encoding beta-ketoacyl-[acyl-carrier-protein] synthase family protein, with protein MVSSIGLGKDEFFQSLEIGRSGISPVESFDASGLGRQYAGEVKQFRAKDHLTQAELRRTGRCSAMTLAAARMAIRDANVGEDKLKGGRTAVVLGTTMGEANIIADLDHRWIHRGPQAVKRALLPKYGSTLLPIHVARAIGAQGMVLTLPAACAAGNYAIGFGADLIRAGRADVVICGAAEIVQELQYSGFVRLAAMAQDRCQPFDLNRQGLILGEGAGVIVLESEAHAVRRGARAQAEVGGYGLSCDAYHITRPHPEAAGSIAAMRAAIARSGLTANDVNFVNAHGTGTRANDTAEAKVMNDVFGERRVPISSVKSMIGHCMGAASALEAIACVFTLESGIYPPTLGYETPDPECDVELVANVARRGRADVVLNNSLAFGGYNAVTCFARPGVLPEPPMCDPRDPREQQPSLAHAS; from the coding sequence GTGGTCAGCTCGATCGGCCTCGGGAAAGACGAGTTCTTTCAATCGCTGGAGATCGGGCGGAGCGGCATTTCGCCCGTCGAATCCTTCGATGCCAGCGGGCTCGGCCGTCAATATGCCGGTGAAGTCAAGCAGTTCCGGGCCAAAGACCATTTGACCCAGGCCGAGCTTCGGCGCACCGGTCGCTGCTCGGCGATGACCCTCGCCGCCGCCCGCATGGCCATCCGCGACGCCAATGTCGGCGAGGACAAGCTCAAAGGCGGTCGCACGGCCGTCGTTCTCGGAACGACGATGGGCGAGGCGAACATCATCGCCGATCTCGATCACCGCTGGATTCACCGGGGCCCGCAGGCCGTCAAGCGCGCGCTGCTCCCCAAGTACGGCTCCACCCTGCTGCCCATTCACGTGGCCCGCGCCATCGGCGCGCAGGGCATGGTGCTCACCTTGCCGGCGGCATGCGCGGCCGGAAATTACGCCATCGGCTTCGGCGCCGATTTGATCCGCGCAGGGAGGGCCGACGTGGTCATCTGCGGCGCGGCGGAGATCGTTCAGGAGCTGCAATACAGCGGCTTCGTGCGCCTCGCGGCCATGGCGCAAGATCGTTGTCAGCCCTTCGATTTGAACCGCCAGGGTCTCATCTTGGGCGAGGGCGCGGGCGTCATCGTCCTCGAGTCCGAGGCCCACGCCGTGCGCCGCGGCGCGCGCGCGCAGGCGGAGGTCGGCGGCTACGGCCTCTCGTGCGACGCCTACCACATCACGCGTCCGCACCCGGAGGCGGCCGGCAGCATCGCGGCCATGCGCGCGGCCATCGCGCGCTCGGGGCTCACGGCCAACGACGTGAACTTCGTCAACGCGCACGGCACGGGCACGCGCGCCAACGACACCGCCGAGGCCAAGGTGATGAACGACGTCTTCGGCGAGCGGCGGGTGCCGATCTCCAGCGTCAAGAGCATGATCGGCCACTGCATGGGCGCGGCGAGCGCGCTCGAGGCCATCGCCTGCGTGTTCACCCTCGAGAGCGGGATCTACCCGCCGACCCTCGGCTACGAGACCCCCGATCCCGAGTGCGACGTGGAGCTGGTCGCCAACGTGGCCCGCCGCGGCCGCGCCGACGTGGTGCTCAACAACTCGCTCGCCTTCGGCGGCTACAACGCGGTCACCTGCTTCGCGCGCCCCGGGGTGCTCCCCGAACCGCCCATGTGCGATCCGCGCGATCCCCGCGAGCAGCAGCCGTCGCTCGCGCACGCCTCGTAG
- a CDS encoding M20/M25/M40 family metallo-hydrolase, with translation MRLHLLPFLALAACSHNAPPASGAGESSLTATSTASSVKVASKPTKRPLEERVSELHKEALASRDAVDFVRAITRDVGHRLAGSPNDAKAVQWAEKRLVAGGFTSVHRESVMVTRWERGAASGSIVSKGKRAPLDLLALGRSGSTPPGGIEAPVVRVETLAAAEALGRKELEGKILFLDVAMPRERDGSGYAHAAPTRYRGSQVAHERGAVAMIVRSLSPNPSVPHTGTTGQVGSVSVAVSGTSADALRDTLARDPKAKVHLESSAKTLPDVESFNVVGDIRGTERPDEVVLLGAHLDSWDVGEGASDDGAGCAIVTEAARLAAKYAPRRTIRVVLFASEELGGAPGATGYAKAHAAEADKFVAAIEADAGEGRSLGFRANSAPDRVHVVQRLESFLAPLGVDPSPGEAHPGVDVEPLMEKGVPILQLRQDMSAYFDVHHTKLDVFERIDQASLTQTTAAYAVLAYATAELDETLGRAPVKAPSPH, from the coding sequence ATGCGCCTACATCTTCTTCCGTTCCTCGCCCTCGCCGCCTGCTCCCACAACGCACCGCCTGCCTCCGGCGCCGGCGAGAGCTCGCTCACCGCGACCTCCACCGCGTCATCGGTGAAGGTCGCCTCCAAGCCCACCAAGCGACCGCTCGAGGAGCGCGTCTCCGAGCTGCACAAAGAGGCGCTCGCCTCGCGCGACGCCGTCGACTTCGTCCGCGCGATCACGCGGGACGTGGGGCACCGGCTCGCGGGATCGCCGAACGACGCCAAGGCGGTTCAGTGGGCGGAGAAGCGGCTCGTCGCGGGAGGGTTTACGTCGGTGCACCGCGAGAGCGTGATGGTGACGCGCTGGGAACGCGGCGCGGCATCGGGCTCCATCGTGAGCAAAGGAAAGCGCGCACCGCTCGATCTGCTGGCCCTCGGTCGCAGCGGGAGCACGCCGCCGGGCGGGATCGAGGCGCCCGTGGTGCGCGTGGAGACGCTGGCGGCGGCGGAGGCCCTCGGGCGCAAAGAGCTCGAGGGCAAGATCCTCTTTTTGGACGTCGCCATGCCGCGCGAGCGCGATGGCTCCGGCTACGCCCATGCGGCGCCGACGCGCTACCGCGGCTCGCAGGTGGCCCATGAGCGCGGCGCCGTGGCCATGATCGTCCGCTCGCTCTCGCCGAATCCGAGCGTGCCGCACACGGGGACGACCGGGCAGGTCGGGAGCGTGTCGGTGGCCGTTTCGGGGACGAGCGCAGACGCCTTGCGCGATACGTTGGCGCGCGATCCCAAGGCGAAGGTCCACCTGGAGAGCAGCGCCAAGACGCTCCCCGACGTCGAGTCGTTCAATGTGGTGGGCGACATTCGCGGCACCGAGCGGCCCGACGAGGTCGTGCTCTTGGGCGCGCACCTCGACTCATGGGACGTGGGCGAAGGCGCCTCCGACGACGGCGCGGGCTGCGCCATCGTGACCGAGGCCGCGCGCCTGGCAGCCAAATACGCGCCGCGGCGCACGATTCGCGTGGTCCTCTTTGCGTCGGAGGAGCTGGGCGGCGCGCCGGGAGCCACGGGCTACGCCAAAGCGCACGCTGCGGAGGCCGACAAATTCGTGGCGGCCATCGAGGCCGACGCGGGGGAAGGGCGCTCCCTCGGCTTCCGCGCCAACTCCGCGCCCGATCGCGTGCACGTGGTGCAGCGCCTCGAGAGCTTCCTCGCGCCCCTCGGCGTCGATCCCTCCCCCGGCGAAGCGCACCCCGGCGTGGACGTGGAGCCGCTCATGGAGAAGGGCGTCCCCATCCTTCAACTCCGCCAAGACATGAGCGCCTACTTCGACGTGCACCATACGAAGCTCGATGTCTTCGAGCGCATCGATCAAGCGTCGCTCACGCAGACCACCGCCGCCTACGCCGTCCTGGCCTACGCCACCGCCGAGCTCGACGAGACCTTGGGCCGCGCGCCGGTGAAGGCCCCGTCGCCGCACTGA
- a CDS encoding UPF0262 family protein, protein MTTIRDIRVPEDLWERASFLRRAEWRATIEDLLHDARLSPKYAGYYLLVTPKEETTSIEFLDEEGEVRASVVVSHSVTEVVLREYLQIIKKMDLEAHETGRLEALDMGKKVVHDAAARELRRTLPDLAEDHATYRKLFTLLVALQVDTTKLVHARSHAMR, encoded by the coding sequence TTGACGACCATTCGCGATATCCGGGTTCCGGAGGACCTCTGGGAGCGCGCCAGCTTTCTGCGGCGGGCCGAGTGGCGGGCCACCATCGAGGACCTTTTGCACGATGCGCGCCTGTCGCCCAAGTACGCGGGCTACTACCTTCTGGTCACCCCGAAGGAAGAGACGACGTCGATCGAGTTCCTCGACGAAGAGGGCGAGGTGCGCGCGTCGGTCGTCGTTTCGCACTCGGTCACGGAGGTGGTGCTCCGCGAATATTTGCAGATCATCAAGAAGATGGACCTGGAGGCCCACGAGACCGGGCGGCTGGAGGCGCTCGACATGGGCAAAAAGGTGGTGCACGACGCCGCCGCCCGCGAGCTCCGGCGCACCCTGCCCGATCTGGCGGAGGACCACGCCACGTACCGCAAGCTCTTTACCTTGCTGGTGGCCCTCCAGGTCGACACCACGAAGCTCGTCCACGCGCGCTCGCACGCCATGCGATGA
- a CDS encoding fatty acyl-AMP ligase has product MDYRPRFVAPTLVEAVRSLSGDEQRGFVFVRPDGQERFCSFAEIHREATRRGAHLAARGLAKGDRVALVIPDSDEFVLSFLGAIYAGVVPVPMYPQLSFKNVESYHDTVAHITRASGASLLLTTATTRPFVEPVKDKVETLGSIVSVSELEGPAPGSIDHVKISPTDHCFFQFTSGSTSRPKGVVVTHGNLAANSEAIMIHGLAKDSSVDKGVSWLPLFHDMGLIGFVIAPLFTDIPVVFLPTASFVRAPRLWLDAIHKHRGTITYAPNFAYALVAKRLKDKDVAGLDLSCVKIAGCGAEPIQAKTLRDFAEKVKPAKFDPRAFLPSYGMAEATLAITFVEHLTGAHSDTVDPKALQEGKASPASNGGQELVCCGHAFPDHEIAIVDEHGRRLGDREVGEIIARGPSITLGYYQEPELTAQSWKPYDGETWLHTGDLGYTVDGQVYICGRIKDIIIIRGRNYYPQDIEWAVSELPGIRRGNVVAFSVDVDGEEQLVICAEAFQSDAVGLIEQITSTVAGQIGLSVHKVEIVPQGSLPRTSSGKPQRRKTKQMFEAGTLPSARATRAGQSDQDAQDAQENV; this is encoded by the coding sequence GTGGATTATCGACCGCGTTTCGTCGCGCCGACTTTGGTGGAGGCCGTTCGCTCGCTCAGCGGCGACGAGCAACGGGGTTTTGTGTTCGTTCGCCCGGACGGGCAAGAGCGTTTCTGCTCCTTCGCGGAAATTCACCGCGAAGCGACGCGTCGCGGTGCGCATCTGGCTGCGCGCGGCCTCGCGAAAGGCGATCGGGTAGCGCTGGTCATCCCCGACAGCGATGAGTTCGTTCTCTCGTTTCTCGGCGCGATTTACGCGGGCGTCGTGCCCGTGCCCATGTATCCGCAATTATCGTTCAAGAACGTCGAGAGCTACCACGATACGGTCGCGCATATTACGCGCGCGTCGGGCGCTTCGCTGCTCCTCACCACCGCCACCACCCGGCCGTTCGTGGAGCCCGTGAAGGACAAAGTGGAGACCTTGGGGAGCATCGTTTCGGTGAGCGAGCTGGAAGGCCCCGCCCCGGGCTCCATCGATCATGTGAAAATTTCGCCCACTGATCACTGTTTCTTCCAGTTCACATCTGGGAGCACCTCGCGCCCCAAAGGCGTGGTGGTCACCCATGGGAATCTGGCGGCCAATAGCGAAGCCATCATGATCCACGGTCTGGCCAAGGACTCGTCGGTCGACAAGGGCGTGAGCTGGCTGCCTTTGTTTCACGATATGGGGCTCATCGGCTTCGTCATTGCTCCGCTCTTCACGGACATCCCCGTTGTCTTTTTGCCGACGGCAAGCTTCGTTCGTGCACCGCGCCTCTGGCTGGACGCGATCCACAAGCACCGGGGCACCATCACGTACGCGCCGAACTTTGCTTACGCCTTGGTCGCCAAACGTCTAAAGGACAAAGACGTGGCGGGCCTCGATCTTTCTTGCGTCAAAATCGCAGGCTGCGGCGCCGAGCCGATTCAGGCGAAGACCCTCCGCGACTTCGCGGAGAAGGTCAAACCCGCCAAGTTCGACCCCCGCGCCTTCTTGCCGTCCTACGGTATGGCGGAGGCCACCCTCGCGATCACCTTCGTCGAGCACCTCACCGGCGCACATTCCGATACAGTCGACCCGAAGGCGCTCCAGGAAGGAAAAGCGTCTCCCGCGAGCAACGGCGGACAAGAACTCGTCTGCTGCGGCCATGCATTTCCGGACCATGAAATCGCCATCGTCGACGAGCATGGCCGCCGCCTCGGCGATCGCGAGGTGGGGGAGATCATCGCGCGCGGGCCGAGCATCACGCTCGGGTACTACCAGGAGCCGGAGCTCACGGCCCAATCGTGGAAGCCGTACGACGGCGAGACGTGGCTGCACACGGGGGATCTCGGCTACACCGTCGACGGCCAGGTTTACATCTGCGGCCGCATCAAGGACATCATCATCATCCGCGGCCGCAACTACTACCCGCAGGACATCGAGTGGGCGGTGAGCGAGCTCCCTGGCATCCGCCGCGGCAATGTCGTCGCGTTCAGCGTCGACGTCGATGGCGAGGAGCAGCTCGTGATCTGCGCCGAAGCCTTCCAGAGCGACGCGGTGGGTCTGATCGAGCAGATCACATCGACCGTGGCCGGCCAAATTGGCCTTTCGGTTCACAAGGTCGAAATCGTTCCGCAGGGCTCATTGCCGCGCACGTCGAGCGGAAAACCACAGCGGCGCAAGACGAAGCAGATGTTCGAAGCCGGGACCTTGCCTTCCGCGAGAGCCACGCGGGCGGGCCAATCCGACCAAGATGCGCAAGACGCCCAAGAAAACGTATAA
- a CDS encoding LysE family translocator — protein MLTTLEMVDPHLFALFILTGLALNLTPGPDMLYVLASGVKGGRPNGVAAAAGIGVGGLVHTALAAVGLSALIVSSANAFAVVKYLGAAYLVFVGGKALLARGGGRALESSVLELHGSRPAPSTLSQTFARGVITNVLNPKVAIFFLAFVPQFVDASRGHIAAQFAILGTMFCISGTLVNAMVGWLSGSARHWFSARGTHRRWQGILDRVTGAIFVALGIRLALVERN, from the coding sequence ATGCTGACTACACTAGAGATGGTCGACCCTCACCTTTTCGCGCTTTTCATCCTCACCGGGCTCGCGTTGAACCTGACACCTGGGCCGGACATGCTCTATGTCCTCGCCTCCGGCGTGAAGGGCGGCCGCCCCAACGGCGTCGCGGCCGCAGCGGGGATTGGAGTCGGTGGGCTCGTTCATACCGCGCTCGCGGCGGTGGGGTTGTCGGCGCTGATTGTCTCGTCGGCCAATGCCTTCGCGGTCGTGAAATACCTGGGCGCAGCGTACCTCGTGTTCGTCGGAGGCAAGGCGCTCCTCGCCAGAGGCGGCGGGCGCGCGCTCGAATCGAGTGTGCTCGAGCTGCACGGATCGCGTCCGGCGCCCTCGACCCTCTCGCAGACGTTTGCGCGGGGGGTGATCACCAATGTGCTCAACCCCAAGGTCGCGATCTTCTTTCTCGCCTTCGTTCCTCAGTTCGTCGATGCGTCCCGTGGACATATCGCCGCGCAGTTCGCCATTCTAGGGACCATGTTTTGCATTTCCGGGACCCTGGTGAACGCCATGGTCGGTTGGCTTTCGGGTTCGGCGCGCCACTGGTTCTCCGCGCGCGGTACGCACCGCCGCTGGCAGGGCATTTTGGATCGCGTCACCGGTGCCATCTTCGTCGCGCTCGGGATCCGCCTGGCGCTGGTGGAGCGAAATTGA
- a CDS encoding pyridoxal phosphate-dependent aminotransferase family protein, translating into MARIREAREKQVYPFYREFEAGGIRASIDGRPLINFSSNDYLGLTNHPRVKEAARKAVDTYACGLSSSRIQATTVEHALLEKRLAKWFGFESCLVSTTGYQAMVGAIVALADKDTTLILDSFSHACILDGSFLAAGVPGRGCEIRFFNHNSARSLERILKTRERKNALVIVEGIYSLDGDRAHLKEFIEICDRYDAPLIVDDAHGTGTLGTRGTGILEEMGLEGKVPIVVSTFSKTFGGIGGVLLASGEVVEHVKHTARAFLFSAALPVPIVAAASTILDMLEEDGPALVTELHQKADYMRSKLLGAGFDLGASNTHIMPVMCRDERKTLFMHIALFECGVMMVPITYPGVKLGEERLRVNITRGHTQEDMDTALELLKTYGEAFFVLSGEDLGPMEQD; encoded by the coding sequence TTGGCCCGCATCCGTGAAGCGCGCGAGAAACAGGTTTATCCGTTTTATCGCGAGTTCGAAGCGGGCGGCATTCGAGCGTCCATCGACGGACGACCTCTCATCAATTTCAGCTCGAACGATTACCTCGGGCTGACGAACCACCCGAGGGTGAAGGAAGCTGCGCGCAAAGCGGTCGACACGTACGCGTGCGGTCTGTCGAGCTCGCGCATCCAAGCCACCACCGTCGAGCACGCGCTCCTGGAGAAGCGCCTCGCCAAGTGGTTCGGCTTCGAGAGCTGCCTGGTGTCCACCACCGGCTACCAAGCGATGGTGGGCGCCATCGTCGCCTTGGCCGACAAGGACACCACGCTCATCCTCGACAGCTTCTCGCACGCGTGCATCCTGGACGGGAGCTTCCTCGCGGCGGGGGTGCCCGGGCGCGGCTGTGAAATCCGGTTCTTCAACCACAACTCCGCCAGGAGCCTCGAGCGCATCCTGAAGACGCGCGAGCGCAAGAACGCGCTGGTCATCGTCGAGGGCATCTATTCGCTCGACGGCGACCGGGCGCACCTCAAAGAGTTCATCGAGATCTGCGACCGCTACGACGCGCCGCTCATCGTCGACGACGCGCACGGCACCGGCACCTTGGGCACGCGCGGCACCGGCATCCTCGAGGAGATGGGGCTCGAGGGCAAGGTGCCCATCGTCGTCTCGACCTTCTCGAAGACCTTCGGCGGCATCGGCGGGGTGCTCCTCGCGAGCGGCGAGGTGGTGGAGCACGTGAAGCACACCGCGCGCGCCTTCCTCTTCAGCGCCGCGCTCCCCGTCCCCATCGTGGCGGCGGCCAGCACCATCCTGGACATGCTGGAGGAAGACGGTCCCGCCTTGGTGACCGAGCTGCATCAAAAAGCCGACTACATGCGCTCCAAGCTGCTCGGCGCGGGGTTCGATCTCGGCGCCAGCAACACGCACATCATGCCGGTCATGTGCCGCGACGAGCGCAAGACGCTGTTCATGCACATCGCCCTCTTCGAGTGCGGCGTGATGATGGTGCCCATCACCTACCCCGGCGTAAAGCTCGGCGAAGAGCGGCTGCGCGTGAACATCACGCGCGGCCACACGCAAGAGGACATGGACACGGCCCTCGAGCTCCTCAAGACCTACGGCGAGGCGTTCTTCGTGCTCTCCGGCGAGGACTTGGGGCCGATGGAACAGGACTGA
- a CDS encoding DUF4870 domain-containing protein, whose product MTPHPAAGNDRLAVLLAHGGTFVAWLLAPLIVYLVKKDDSKYVEYHALQSLLWSLLGTLLSLATCGLAIPIFMIFHGIAVWRTLEGVEYDYPLVGSFARKVVCGV is encoded by the coding sequence ATGACGCCTCACCCCGCCGCCGGCAACGACAGGCTCGCGGTTCTTCTTGCCCACGGTGGCACCTTCGTCGCGTGGCTCCTTGCCCCGCTCATTGTCTACTTGGTCAAGAAGGACGACTCGAAATATGTGGAGTATCACGCACTTCAGTCATTGCTGTGGTCGCTTCTCGGGACGCTCCTCAGCTTGGCCACGTGCGGCCTTGCCATCCCCATCTTCATGATCTTTCACGGCATCGCCGTGTGGCGAACGCTCGAAGGCGTGGAGTACGACTACCCGCTGGTGGGCTCGTTCGCGCGCAAGGTGGTGTGCGGCGTTTAG
- a CDS encoding NAD(P)-dependent alcohol dehydrogenase — MKAYVVQPKSGIDGLTLIDRATPALGPTDVRVRVHAVSLNYRDLIIARGVTNLAKPIVPVSDGAGEVVDVGSAVTRWKKGDRVVASFFPTWQSGLLSDAHHAAALGGGQDGMLAEEVVLPESAWLAVPEHLSFDEAATLPCAGVTAHNALFESASLRPGDTVLVQGTGGVSIFALQLAKAAGATVVLTSQSAEKRERGKQLGADHVIDYKADPTWGESAFAWTGGRGVDIAVEVGGPGTFNQSVASLRYGGTVSLIGVLTGMGGEINTSAIFRKALRVAGIYVGSVDMFETFNRALSASRIKPIIDRVYAFDQAKQAYEHLASAKHFGKVVIRTI, encoded by the coding sequence ATGAAAGCCTACGTAGTGCAGCCCAAGAGCGGAATCGACGGTCTCACCCTCATCGATCGGGCCACCCCGGCCCTCGGCCCCACGGACGTGCGCGTGCGCGTGCACGCGGTCTCGCTCAACTACCGCGATCTCATCATCGCGCGCGGCGTCACCAACCTCGCGAAGCCCATCGTCCCGGTGTCCGACGGCGCCGGAGAGGTCGTCGACGTCGGCAGCGCCGTGACCCGGTGGAAGAAGGGCGATCGCGTGGTCGCGTCGTTCTTTCCCACGTGGCAGAGCGGCCTGCTCTCCGACGCGCACCATGCGGCGGCCCTCGGAGGAGGGCAGGACGGTATGCTCGCGGAGGAGGTCGTGCTCCCCGAGTCCGCGTGGCTCGCGGTCCCGGAGCACCTCTCGTTCGACGAAGCGGCCACCCTACCGTGCGCCGGCGTCACGGCGCACAACGCGCTCTTCGAGTCGGCCTCCTTGCGCCCCGGCGATACCGTGCTCGTTCAAGGTACGGGTGGCGTGTCCATCTTCGCGCTCCAGTTGGCGAAGGCAGCGGGAGCGACTGTGGTGCTCACGTCCCAGAGCGCCGAGAAACGCGAGCGCGGAAAGCAGCTCGGGGCCGATCACGTCATCGACTACAAAGCCGATCCCACGTGGGGCGAGTCGGCGTTCGCGTGGACCGGAGGCCGCGGTGTCGACATCGCCGTGGAGGTGGGCGGGCCCGGGACCTTCAATCAATCGGTCGCATCGCTTCGCTATGGCGGGACCGTGAGCCTCATCGGCGTGCTCACGGGCATGGGCGGCGAGATCAACACGTCCGCGATCTTCCGCAAGGCTCTGCGCGTCGCCGGTATCTATGTCGGCTCGGTCGACATGTTCGAAACGTTCAACCGCGCGCTCTCCGCCTCGCGCATCAAGCCCATCATCGACCGCGTCTACGCCTTCGACCAGGCCAAGCAGGCCTACGAGCACCTCGCGAGCGCCAAGCACTTCGGCAAGGTGGTGATCCGCACCATTTAA
- a CDS encoding helix-turn-helix transcriptional regulator gives MNEARRKKRGDDRTTGCAVEVTLGLLGGRWKAVVLFHLLKGKKRFGELRRQVPNCTQRMLTLQLRELEEDGLVTRTVFPQVPPRVEYELTDFGRSAEPMLLAMRDWGEEYKRQCGDGAFTGARPKVSSSSAVA, from the coding sequence GTGAACGAAGCGCGACGAAAAAAGCGGGGGGACGATCGAACGACCGGATGCGCCGTGGAGGTGACGCTCGGGCTGCTCGGCGGCCGCTGGAAGGCCGTCGTCCTCTTTCACCTGCTGAAGGGAAAGAAGCGCTTCGGCGAGCTGCGGCGGCAGGTGCCCAACTGCACGCAGCGGATGCTCACCTTGCAGCTCCGCGAGCTGGAGGAAGATGGCCTCGTCACGCGCACGGTGTTTCCCCAGGTGCCGCCGCGCGTCGAGTACGAGCTCACCGACTTCGGCCGGAGCGCCGAGCCCATGCTCCTCGCCATGCGCGACTGGGGCGAGGAGTACAAACGTCAGTGCGGCGACGGGGCCTTCACCGGCGCGCGGCCCAAGGTCTCGTCGAGCTCGGCGGTGGCGTAG
- a CDS encoding acyl carrier protein, which produces MANENLKEELRSLISEISEVDDIPDDADFKELGIDSMMGVEIVAAIERQYKIKVDDTELQQITTLTKSYELVSSKIAG; this is translated from the coding sequence ATGGCGAACGAAAATCTGAAAGAAGAGCTGAGGTCCCTCATTTCGGAAATCTCCGAGGTCGACGACATTCCGGACGACGCGGACTTCAAAGAGCTGGGCATCGACTCGATGATGGGCGTGGAAATCGTCGCTGCCATCGAACGTCAGTACAAGATCAAGGTAGACGACACCGAACTTCAACAGATTACGACGCTCACCAAGTCGTACGAGCTCGTATCGAGTAAGATTGCCGGATAG
- a CDS encoding acyl carrier protein: MSSSRAELLQIFSKTATEIVEKEFSNISESTVISELGIDSLGMLEIVGSMERQLKITLPDESLAGIQTVKDLLELVERKRQGV; the protein is encoded by the coding sequence ATGTCGTCAAGTCGGGCAGAGCTCCTCCAGATTTTCTCGAAGACCGCGACGGAGATCGTGGAAAAGGAGTTCTCCAACATTTCGGAATCGACGGTCATCAGCGAGCTCGGGATCGACTCGCTGGGAATGCTCGAGATCGTTGGGTCCATGGAGCGGCAGCTCAAGATCACGCTCCCCGATGAATCGCTCGCAGGAATTCAGACGGTCAAAGACCTCCTCGAGCTGGTGGAACGAAAGCGGCAAGGCGTTTGA